A genomic window from Hyalangium gracile includes:
- a CDS encoding vWA domain-containing protein, with translation MDARIVEFAEVLRQNGVRVSTSEVQDALRAASEVGLKERTVFRSVLRTTLVKRELDVDVFNRAFDFYFSGAASTFEALDKSLAKQIEEEGYLQGDELKMVLYQMNLLFPEMSPLAKAIVDGDRARLAQIFRSAMLQLDLSRMETGLQAGFFARRLLAGAGMERARSDLKSLEAELAARGLSPDGIEIVSRYVADAMRKIEDAARQEVKRQAEARIRRRTDSVTEKPLHLLTQAEVDQMQAAVRTLAEKLKSRLIRKQRSHRRGALHVRRTLRRNLPWGGVPMVPQFRTRRPERPEVVVLCDVSDSVRNAARMMLLFTYTLQELFVRVRSFVFVSDVGEVTPYFKDLDVDQAIDLATAGKAVSLSANSNYGRALAEFVRDHLGSITRRTTVMIIGDGRNNYNPNNAWALKDLQRKAKRVLWICPEDRGNWGIGDSEMLTYEKHCHQSVVVNSVNDLARIADQLVPA, from the coding sequence GTGGACGCCCGCATCGTCGAGTTCGCCGAGGTACTCCGCCAGAACGGCGTTCGCGTGAGCACGTCCGAAGTGCAGGACGCCCTGCGCGCCGCCTCGGAGGTGGGTCTGAAGGAGCGCACCGTCTTCCGGTCCGTCCTGCGCACCACCCTCGTCAAGCGCGAGCTGGACGTGGACGTGTTCAACCGCGCGTTCGACTTCTACTTCTCGGGTGCGGCCAGCACGTTCGAGGCCCTCGACAAGTCGCTCGCGAAGCAGATCGAGGAGGAGGGCTACCTCCAGGGCGACGAGCTCAAGATGGTGCTGTACCAGATGAACCTGCTCTTCCCCGAGATGTCGCCGCTGGCCAAGGCCATCGTGGACGGAGACCGGGCCCGGCTGGCGCAGATCTTCCGGTCCGCCATGCTCCAGCTCGATCTGTCCCGGATGGAGACTGGCCTCCAGGCCGGGTTCTTCGCCCGCCGGCTGCTCGCGGGCGCCGGCATGGAGCGGGCTCGCTCGGACCTGAAGTCCCTGGAGGCGGAGCTGGCCGCTCGAGGGCTGTCTCCCGATGGCATCGAGATCGTCTCCCGGTACGTCGCGGACGCGATGCGCAAGATCGAGGACGCCGCCCGCCAGGAGGTGAAGCGCCAGGCAGAGGCTCGCATCCGCCGCCGCACGGATTCCGTCACCGAGAAGCCGCTGCACCTGCTCACCCAGGCCGAGGTGGATCAGATGCAGGCCGCCGTGCGCACCCTGGCCGAGAAGCTCAAGAGCCGGCTCATCCGCAAGCAGCGCTCCCACCGGCGCGGAGCCCTCCACGTCCGCCGCACCCTGCGCCGCAACCTCCCGTGGGGTGGGGTGCCCATGGTGCCCCAGTTCCGCACCCGCCGCCCCGAGCGCCCCGAGGTCGTCGTCCTCTGCGATGTCTCGGACTCGGTCCGCAACGCGGCTCGGATGATGCTCCTCTTCACGTACACGCTGCAGGAGCTGTTCGTGCGCGTGCGCTCCTTCGTCTTCGTCTCGGACGTGGGCGAGGTGACCCCGTACTTCAAGGACCTGGACGTGGACCAGGCCATCGATCTGGCCACCGCCGGCAAGGCCGTGTCCCTCAGCGCCAACTCCAACTACGGCCGGGCGCTGGCCGAGTTCGTCCGCGACCACCTGGGCAGCATCACGCGGCGCACCACGGTCATGATCATTGGAGACGGCCGCAACAACTACAACCCGAACAACGCCTGGGCGCTGAAGGACCTCCAGCGCAAGGCGAAGCGTGTGCTGTGGATCTGCCCCGAGGACCGTGGCAACTGGGGCATCGGCGACAGCGAGATGCTCACCTACGAGAAGCACTGCCACCAGTCCGTGGTGGTCAACTCCGTCAACGATCTCGCCCGCATCGCCGACCAGCTCGTTCCCGCCTGA